One window from the genome of Bacillus weihaiensis encodes:
- a CDS encoding helix-turn-helix domain-containing protein, with the protein MLNISLDENELKKLALEEVRKRVEEIEEGMFLIDTKELCRLLSLSRPTVEKLFIYDPNFPSMRVGKKWIFHRKEVEEYIKRWSIDVRKKGGNVECD; encoded by the coding sequence ATGCTAAACATTTCATTAGACGAAAATGAATTAAAAAAATTGGCATTAGAAGAAGTTCGTAAGCGAGTAGAAGAAATTGAAGAAGGTATGTTCCTAATAGATACCAAGGAACTTTGTAGATTGCTTTCATTAAGCAGACCAACAGTTGAAAAATTGTTTATATACGATCCGAACTTTCCTTCTATGCGGGTGGGCAAAAAGTGGATATTTCATCGTAAAGAAGTAGAGGAATATATTAAACGTTGGTCAATCGATGTTAGAAAAAAAGGCGGTAATGTGGAGTGTGATTAA
- a CDS encoding helix-turn-helix domain-containing protein has protein sequence MNFRKYLKTKREDKKLSMNKLAELSGVSVMYISRLESGERVKPSPEIIAKLAKGLEEPYEKLMVEAGYIDAFDYQLNKNEEYEKEEKELSLAEQKLEKEQERNLAFLLNSNDTLFYQDRLLTKEEKAKIKGFIEVFLTD, from the coding sequence GTGAATTTCAGAAAATATCTCAAAACAAAAAGAGAAGATAAAAAACTTTCAATGAATAAACTTGCAGAATTATCAGGGGTTTCCGTTATGTATATTTCACGTCTCGAAAGCGGAGAACGAGTCAAACCATCACCAGAAATTATAGCTAAATTAGCAAAAGGTTTAGAAGAACCCTATGAAAAATTAATGGTAGAAGCAGGTTATATTGATGCTTTTGACTATCAATTGAATAAAAACGAGGAATATGAAAAAGAAGAAAAAGAATTGTCACTTGCAGAGCAAAAACTCGAAAAGGAACAAGAACGAAATCTTGCTTTTTTATTGAACTCCAACGATACGTTATTTTATCAAGACAGGCTTTTAACAAAAGAGGAAAAAGCAAAAATAAAAGGTTTTATTGAAGTTTTTTTAACGGATTGA
- a CDS encoding site-specific integrase: MAEIIQRGKTWSYKVYLGTDPLTNKRMFDRKGGFKTQREAKAAARLVEIEKENGTYLKESEIPFEKFAQDWLKTYSRSGVKISSVRAREKEMKHFINVWGHYPISKITKKMYQDRIIDLSEQYSHNYMDGIHACGRMLFRHAVELGLIKVNPTENFKLPKKQLTVEELEKEVESVIFLEKEELAHFLNLAHSDGLEMDYLIFTLLSYTGLRIGELLSLKWGDFNDKQGTIRVTKTIYNPTNHFKKYQLLTPKTKGSIRTIKIDEMIVSLLKKHRLKQNEIKLKNRFVYQDNEFIFAREDGHPQLRKVVETRLKRLLKKAKIEKNITPHSFRHTHTSLLIEAGVGIKEIQQRLGHTDINTTMNIYAHMTANMEEKASQQFSKLMKNLLQ; encoded by the coding sequence ATGGCAGAAATCATACAACGTGGGAAAACATGGTCATATAAAGTATATCTTGGCACTGACCCCCTCACGAATAAAAGAATGTTTGATAGAAAAGGTGGTTTTAAAACTCAACGAGAAGCAAAAGCGGCTGCTCGACTTGTGGAAATTGAAAAAGAAAATGGAACCTATTTAAAAGAATCTGAAATCCCCTTTGAAAAATTTGCTCAAGATTGGTTAAAGACCTACAGTAGAAGTGGTGTTAAGATCAGTAGCGTGAGAGCAAGGGAAAAGGAAATGAAGCATTTTATTAATGTTTGGGGACATTATCCCATCAGTAAAATTACAAAAAAAATGTACCAAGACCGAATCATAGATTTGTCGGAGCAATATAGTCATAATTATATGGATGGTATTCATGCATGTGGACGTATGCTTTTTAGGCATGCCGTAGAACTAGGATTAATAAAAGTAAACCCTACAGAAAATTTTAAACTACCCAAAAAACAGCTAACTGTTGAAGAATTAGAAAAAGAGGTAGAGTCAGTTATCTTTCTTGAAAAAGAAGAACTTGCTCATTTTTTAAACTTAGCCCATTCAGATGGGTTAGAAATGGACTATCTAATATTTACGTTACTATCCTATACAGGATTGCGAATAGGGGAATTGTTGTCTTTAAAATGGGGGGATTTCAACGATAAACAAGGAACAATCCGAGTAACTAAAACTATTTATAACCCTACTAATCATTTTAAGAAATATCAGCTACTAACTCCAAAGACAAAAGGGTCAATTCGTACAATTAAGATTGATGAAATGATAGTTAGTTTGTTAAAGAAACATCGGCTTAAACAAAATGAGATTAAATTAAAAAACAGATTTGTTTATCAGGATAACGAATTTATTTTTGCTCGTGAAGATGGACATCCACAATTAAGAAAAGTAGTGGAAACTAGGCTCAAACGCTTATTGAAAAAAGCTAAAATAGAAAAAAATATTACTCCCCATTCTTTCCGACACACTCACACATCTTTATTGATCGAAGCAGGGGTAGGTATTAAAGAGATACAACAACGTTTGGGACATACAGATATAAATACAACCATGAATATCTACGCCCATATGACAGCTAATATGGAAGAGAAGGCTTCCCAACAGTTCAGTAAACTGATGAAAAACCTTCTCCAATAA
- the groL gene encoding chaperonin GroEL (60 kDa chaperone family; promotes refolding of misfolded polypeptides especially under stressful conditions; forms two stacked rings of heptamers to form a barrel-shaped 14mer; ends can be capped by GroES; misfolded proteins enter the barrel where they are refolded when GroES binds) translates to MAKDIKFSEEARRSMLRGVDALADAVKVTLGPKGRNVVLEKKYGSPLITNDGVTIAKEIELEDAFENMGAKLVAEVASKTNDVAGDGTTTATVLAQAMIREGLKNVTAGANPMVVRKGIEKAVAVALEELQAISKPIEGKESIAQVAAISSADDEVGQLIAEAMERVGNDGVITIEESKGFSTELEVVEGMQFDRGYASPYMVTDSDKMEAVLENPYVLITDKKITNIQEILPVLEQVVQQGKPLLLIAEDVEGEALATLVVNKLRGTFNAVAVKAPGFGDRRKAMLEDIAILTGGEVITEELGLDLKSASIDQLGRASKIVVTKENTTIVEGAGQADQIAGRVSQIRTQLEETTSEFDKEKLQERLAKLAGGVAVIKVGAATETELKERKLRIEDALNSTRAAVEEGIVSGGGTALVNVYNKVAAITEDGDTQTGVNIILRALEEPVRQIAHNAGLEGSVIVERLKNEEVGVGFNAANGTWVNMFEAGIVDPTKVTRSALQNAASVAAMFLTTEAVIADKPEEGGGAGMPDMSGMGGMGGMGGMM, encoded by the coding sequence ATGGCAAAAGATATTAAATTTAGCGAAGAAGCTCGTCGTTCCATGCTACGTGGTGTGGACGCTTTAGCAGATGCGGTAAAAGTAACATTAGGACCAAAAGGACGTAACGTAGTATTAGAAAAGAAATACGGTTCTCCTTTAATTACGAATGACGGTGTAACAATTGCGAAAGAAATCGAATTAGAAGATGCTTTCGAAAACATGGGTGCGAAGCTAGTAGCAGAAGTAGCTAGCAAAACAAACGACGTTGCTGGTGACGGTACAACAACTGCAACTGTTTTAGCACAAGCGATGATCCGCGAAGGATTAAAGAACGTAACAGCTGGTGCAAACCCAATGGTCGTTCGTAAAGGAATCGAAAAAGCTGTAGCGGTTGCATTAGAAGAGCTTCAAGCTATTTCTAAGCCAATCGAAGGCAAAGAATCTATTGCACAAGTTGCGGCAATCTCTTCTGCTGACGATGAAGTAGGTCAATTAATCGCTGAAGCTATGGAGCGCGTTGGAAACGACGGCGTTATCACAATCGAAGAGTCTAAAGGCTTCTCTACTGAATTAGAAGTAGTTGAAGGTATGCAATTCGATCGTGGATATGCATCTCCATACATGGTAACAGATTCTGACAAAATGGAAGCAGTTCTTGAGAACCCATATGTCCTAATCACTGACAAAAAAATCACAAACATTCAAGAAATCTTACCAGTACTTGAGCAAGTTGTTCAACAAGGTAAGCCTCTATTATTAATTGCTGAGGACGTAGAAGGTGAAGCTCTTGCAACTCTAGTAGTGAACAAGCTTCGCGGAACATTCAATGCTGTAGCTGTTAAAGCTCCAGGATTCGGTGACCGCCGTAAAGCAATGCTAGAAGATATCGCAATCCTAACTGGCGGTGAAGTGATCACTGAAGAACTAGGATTAGACCTTAAATCAGCTAGCATCGATCAATTAGGACGCGCTTCTAAAATCGTTGTTACTAAAGAAAACACAACAATCGTTGAAGGTGCTGGCCAAGCTGACCAAATCGCAGGTCGCGTAAGCCAAATCCGTACTCAATTAGAAGAAACAACTTCTGAGTTCGACAAAGAAAAATTACAAGAGCGCTTAGCTAAACTAGCTGGCGGTGTAGCAGTAATCAAAGTTGGTGCTGCAACTGAAACTGAACTAAAAGAGCGCAAACTTCGCATCGAAGACGCCCTTAACTCTACTCGCGCAGCAGTAGAAGAAGGTATCGTTTCTGGTGGTGGTACAGCTCTAGTGAACGTATACAACAAAGTAGCAGCAATCACTGAAGATGGCGACACTCAAACAGGTGTTAACATCATCCTACGTGCTCTTGAAGAGCCAGTTCGTCAAATCGCACACAATGCGGGTCTTGAAGGATCTGTTATCGTTGAGCGCCTTAAAAACGAAGAAGTTGGCGTAGGCTTCAACGCAGCTAACGGCACTTGGGTAAACATGTTCGAAGCTGGTATCGTTGACCCAACTAAAGTAACTCGTTCTGCCTTACAAAACGCAGCAAGCGTAGCAGCTATGTTCCTAACAACTGAAGCTGTTATCGCTGACAAGCCAGAAGAAGGCGGCGGCGCTGGCATGCCTGATATGAGCGGCATGGGCGGTATGGGTGGAATGGGCGGCATGATGTAA
- the groES gene encoding co-chaperone GroES codes for MLKPLGDRVIIELVESEEKTASGIVLPDSAKEKPQEGKVVAVGTGRVLDSGEKVALEVAEGDRIIFSKYAGTEVKYEGTEYLILRENDILAVIG; via the coding sequence TTGTTAAAGCCATTAGGTGATCGCGTTATTATTGAGTTAGTGGAATCAGAAGAAAAAACTGCTAGTGGTATCGTCCTTCCAGATAGTGCGAAAGAGAAGCCACAAGAAGGTAAAGTTGTAGCTGTTGGTACAGGTCGTGTATTAGATAGTGGTGAGAAAGTAGCTCTTGAAGTAGCAGAAGGCGATCGTATCATCTTCTCAAAATATGCAGGCACTGAAGTGAAATACGAAGGAACAGAATACTTAATTTTACGTGAAAACGACATTTTAGCTGTTATCGGATAA
- a CDS encoding CPBP family intramembrane glutamic endopeptidase, with amino-acid sequence MKKHYWFILLTYMLVQLSAIVGIPLLQLLGIGSTGAERFAFWTIISFALGIVVTLYLLRHERTQRESIFQGDPASVGASIGWSVLGFVMAIMVQNIAANIEINLFGIDPGSENTEMIVSIIEMTPLVIIVTSIIGPILEEIVFRKILFGAIYTKTNFFVAALISSVIFSLFHGEPEHLLLYASMGFTFAFLYVKTKRIIVPIIAHVSMNTMVVLLQLVFREDIEKYMEQLEKMQLEQQLQAIIGGFI; translated from the coding sequence ATGAAAAAGCATTATTGGTTTATTTTATTAACATATATGCTCGTACAGTTATCAGCGATCGTCGGGATCCCTTTGCTTCAGCTTCTCGGAATCGGCAGCACTGGTGCAGAACGATTTGCGTTTTGGACCATTATTAGTTTCGCTTTAGGAATTGTCGTCACTTTGTATCTTCTACGACATGAGCGAACGCAGCGAGAGTCCATTTTCCAGGGAGATCCAGCTTCTGTTGGTGCATCTATTGGCTGGAGTGTGCTTGGATTTGTGATGGCTATTATGGTACAGAACATTGCTGCAAATATTGAAATCAATCTTTTCGGGATTGACCCTGGTTCAGAAAATACGGAAATGATTGTTAGCATCATTGAAATGACACCACTCGTCATCATCGTTACATCCATTATTGGACCGATTTTAGAAGAGATTGTATTTCGAAAAATTCTTTTTGGTGCGATCTATACAAAAACAAATTTCTTTGTGGCAGCTCTTATTAGTTCTGTTATCTTTTCCCTCTTTCATGGTGAGCCAGAACACTTACTTTTATACGCATCAATGGGATTTACTTTTGCATTTTTATATGTAAAAACGAAGCGTATCATCGTACCGATCATTGCACACGTCTCGATGAATACAATGGTCGTCTTATTACAGCTTGTGTTTAGAGAAGATATAGAGAAGTATATGGAACAACTTGAAAAGATGCAGCTAGAACAACAACTGCAAGCGATTATTGGAGGATTTATATGA
- a CDS encoding YdiK family protein gives MIRTNPISMGIFYLVMGMLFTYLAINSAENGIFTFPTILLMLIATFDIGVAIRMFSIANKIKKNQQKKK, from the coding sequence ATGATTAGAACAAACCCTATTTCCATGGGAATATTTTATTTAGTCATGGGGATGTTGTTTACGTATTTAGCCATTAACAGTGCGGAGAATGGAATATTCACCTTCCCAACGATTCTTTTAATGCTAATTGCAACCTTTGATATTGGAGTGGCGATTCGAATGTTTTCGATTGCTAACAAAATAAAAAAGAATCAACAAAAGAAAAAATGA
- the tatC gene encoding twin-arginine translocase subunit TatC, whose translation MTQNEMSVMEHITELRKRLVLVVVFFFLAVIAGFFLSGPIIKYLQHTEEAKSLTLNAFNLTDPLMVYMKFAFIIAFVLTSPLILYQLWSFVSPGLYDKERKVTLSYIPISILLFLTGLSFSYFILFPFVVEFMERISNDLEINQVIGINEYFTFLLQLTIPFGLLFQLPVVVMFLTRLGIVTPMFLSGVRKYAYFVLLVIAAFITPPELASHLMVSIPLFILYEISIWVSRISYRKAQMLRFEEENTAKNETE comes from the coding sequence ATGACACAAAATGAAATGTCGGTCATGGAACATATTACAGAGCTCAGAAAACGACTAGTTCTTGTTGTCGTTTTCTTTTTCTTAGCGGTTATCGCTGGTTTTTTTCTTTCAGGGCCGATCATTAAATACCTACAGCACACAGAGGAAGCAAAATCGCTGACTTTAAATGCGTTTAATTTAACCGATCCACTCATGGTGTATATGAAATTTGCTTTCATCATTGCATTTGTACTTACATCACCGCTTATTTTATATCAATTGTGGTCATTTGTTAGTCCTGGGCTATACGATAAAGAGAGAAAAGTAACACTAAGCTATATTCCTATTTCCATCCTTCTCTTTTTAACAGGACTTTCTTTTTCCTATTTTATTCTCTTCCCATTTGTCGTAGAGTTTATGGAAAGAATTTCGAATGATTTGGAGATTAATCAGGTTATTGGAATTAACGAGTATTTCACCTTTTTACTTCAATTAACGATTCCATTCGGCTTGTTATTTCAATTACCGGTTGTGGTCATGTTTTTAACAAGACTTGGGATCGTTACACCAATGTTTCTTTCAGGGGTAAGAAAATATGCATACTTTGTGTTACTCGTCATCGCAGCATTTATTACACCACCAGAGCTCGCCTCACATTTGATGGTATCCATCCCATTGTTTATTCTTTATGAAATAAGCATCTGGGTGTCTAGAATATCCTACCGAAAAGCTCAAATGCTACGCTTTGAAGAAGAGAATACAGCAAAAAATGAGACGGAATAA
- a CDS encoding twin-arginine translocase TatA/TatE family subunit: protein MPNVGIGSLLLIVFVALLIFGPKKLPELGKAAGNTLREFKNATKGLADDDDDQDAKKNEKQEELK, encoded by the coding sequence GTGCCAAACGTAGGAATCGGAAGTTTACTACTAATCGTGTTTGTTGCTCTCCTTATTTTTGGACCAAAGAAATTACCTGAGCTAGGAAAAGCTGCTGGAAATACATTGCGTGAATTCAAAAACGCAACGAAAGGTTTAGCGGATGATGATGATGATCAAGACGCTAAAAAGAATGAAAAGCAGGAAGAACTTAAGTAA
- a CDS encoding redox-sensing transcriptional repressor Rex: protein MNIEQSKIPQATAKRLPLYYRFLKNLHSSGKQRVSSAELSDAVKVDSATIRRDFSYFGALGKKGYGYNVNYLLSFFRKTLDQDEITKVCLIGVGNLGTAFLHYNFTKNNNTEISLAYEVDQSKIGTEIGGVPVYDLNHLEENLPDDVTVAILTVPAQAAQSITDRLITKGIKGILNFTPARLNVPDDIRIHHIDLAVELQSLVYFLKHYPYEEK, encoded by the coding sequence GTGAATATAGAACAATCAAAAATACCACAGGCAACAGCAAAACGATTGCCTTTATATTATCGATTTTTAAAAAACCTTCATTCGTCGGGGAAACAGCGCGTCTCATCCGCCGAATTAAGCGACGCGGTAAAGGTGGATTCTGCGACAATTCGCCGAGATTTCTCTTACTTCGGAGCATTAGGTAAAAAAGGGTATGGTTATAATGTTAATTATTTGTTATCCTTTTTTAGAAAAACACTTGATCAGGATGAGATTACGAAGGTTTGTTTAATCGGTGTAGGTAACTTAGGGACGGCGTTCTTACATTATAACTTTACGAAAAATAATAACACCGAGATTTCCCTTGCCTATGAGGTAGATCAATCGAAAATTGGGACAGAGATTGGTGGCGTACCGGTTTATGACCTGAACCATCTTGAAGAGAATCTACCGGACGATGTAACTGTTGCGATCTTAACAGTACCTGCTCAAGCAGCTCAGTCTATTACGGACCGTCTCATTACAAAAGGGATCAAAGGAATTTTAAATTTCACCCCTGCTAGGCTTAATGTCCCGGATGATATTCGTATTCATCATATTGACCTGGCAGTAGAATTACAATCACTTGTTTACTTTTTAAAGCATTATCCATATGAAGAGAAATAG
- the moaC gene encoding cyclic pyranopterin monophosphate synthase MoaC, with protein MSEFTHFNDQGRAKMVDISKKDVTVRTALAKSSIQVTKEVYEKITKHEIGKGDVLSVAQVAGIMAAKQTANVIPMCHPIPIKGVNIDFTWYVEEDTYTLLISVTVKTKGSTGVEMEALTSASITALTVYDMCKAVDKGMVIGPTYLEEKTGGKSGDFFRKA; from the coding sequence ATGTCAGAATTTACCCATTTTAATGATCAAGGCCGTGCAAAAATGGTCGACATCTCTAAAAAAGATGTCACAGTTAGAACGGCGCTTGCGAAATCAAGCATTCAAGTAACAAAGGAAGTTTATGAAAAAATTACGAAGCATGAAATAGGTAAGGGCGATGTCTTATCTGTTGCACAGGTTGCAGGAATTATGGCAGCAAAGCAAACAGCCAACGTCATCCCAATGTGCCACCCAATTCCTATTAAAGGTGTAAACATTGATTTTACCTGGTATGTAGAAGAGGATACATATACTCTCCTCATATCGGTAACCGTGAAAACAAAGGGAAGTACAGGTGTGGAAATGGAAGCGTTAACGTCAGCTAGCATCACAGCGCTAACTGTCTACGATATGTGTAAAGCGGTTGACAAAGGAATGGTTATAGGGCCAACCTATTTAGAAGAAAAAACAGGCGGTAAAAGTGGAGACTTCTTCCGCAAAGCCTAG
- a CDS encoding ATP-binding cassette domain-containing protein: protein MILLQINQLSKFFGADPILSNIKLEVQTRDKIAIVGRNGAGKSTLLKIIAGKMSYDSGDIMKPKDVTIGYLAQDTGLESDLSIWDEMNLVFNHLKKMEATMRDLENKMSTIDHSVDAHQFDQLLKEYDHLQVEFKEQGGYQYEADIRSVLHGLGFSQFDPTTKISSLSGGQKTRLALGKLLLTSPDLLILDEPTNHLDIETLSWLEQYLQGYDGSILIVSHDRYFLDKIVTQVYEISRNTSTKFIGNYSHYLKIKAENYEKDVKTFEKQQEEVAKLKDFIQRNLARASTTKLAQSRRKKLEKMDLMQKPLGDEKSASFAFDIARQSGNDVLKAKDIAVSYDGKTPVVSNISFSISRGDSIALVGPNGIGKSTLLKSIVEKLDALSGTFSLGSHVQIGYYDQQQADLTSNKRVLDELWDEYPNKTEKEIRTILGNFLFSGDDVLKPVSTLSGGEKARLALSKLMLQQANFLILDEPTNHLDLDSKEILENALIDYPGTILFVSHDRYFINRIATKVFELSREEVTEYLGDYDYYLTKKEEQLEHERLDQLANSANSNQAVAPTQSEGKLSYQQEKEQKKLERQKQRRIEEIETEITEIEEKLEKNEELLCDPDVYQDHEKVQAINEENDTFHQKLEDLMSEWEQLH from the coding sequence ATGATATTGCTACAAATAAACCAACTTAGCAAATTTTTCGGTGCTGATCCTATTTTATCGAATATTAAACTAGAAGTACAAACAAGAGATAAAATTGCCATTGTTGGACGTAATGGTGCTGGAAAATCAACGCTATTAAAAATAATTGCCGGTAAAATGAGCTACGACTCAGGTGACATCATGAAACCAAAGGACGTCACAATTGGCTACTTAGCCCAGGATACTGGACTAGAATCCGATCTATCCATTTGGGATGAAATGAACCTTGTATTTAATCATCTCAAAAAGATGGAAGCTACGATGAGAGACCTTGAGAATAAAATGTCTACAATTGATCACTCCGTAGATGCACATCAATTTGATCAGCTCTTAAAGGAATACGATCACTTACAAGTAGAATTCAAAGAACAGGGTGGCTATCAATACGAAGCAGACATCCGCTCGGTATTACACGGCCTTGGATTTAGCCAATTTGATCCTACTACAAAGATTTCTTCTTTAAGTGGTGGACAAAAAACTCGATTAGCACTTGGGAAATTACTTTTAACAAGCCCTGATCTCCTTATACTAGATGAGCCGACAAACCATTTAGATATTGAAACGTTATCTTGGCTTGAGCAGTATCTGCAAGGATATGATGGATCCATTTTAATCGTATCTCATGATCGGTATTTCTTAGACAAAATTGTTACGCAAGTATATGAAATTAGCCGTAACACCAGTACTAAGTTCATCGGAAATTATAGTCATTATTTAAAAATTAAGGCTGAAAACTACGAAAAAGATGTAAAAACCTTTGAAAAACAGCAAGAAGAGGTTGCAAAGCTTAAAGACTTTATTCAACGCAACCTAGCGCGTGCTTCCACAACAAAGCTTGCCCAAAGTCGTAGAAAAAAGCTGGAGAAAATGGATCTTATGCAAAAGCCTTTAGGAGATGAAAAATCTGCTAGCTTCGCATTTGATATTGCAAGACAAAGTGGAAACGATGTGTTAAAAGCAAAGGATATTGCCGTATCCTACGATGGGAAAACCCCTGTTGTCTCAAATATTTCCTTCTCCATTTCTCGTGGGGATAGTATTGCTCTCGTTGGACCAAATGGAATTGGTAAATCAACTCTCTTAAAATCAATTGTTGAGAAGCTTGATGCTCTTTCAGGGACTTTCTCGCTTGGTTCGCATGTTCAAATTGGCTACTATGATCAGCAGCAGGCTGACCTTACCTCCAATAAACGCGTATTGGACGAGCTGTGGGATGAATACCCTAACAAAACAGAGAAAGAGATTCGGACCATTCTTGGGAACTTTCTCTTTTCAGGGGACGATGTATTAAAGCCTGTTTCTACTCTGAGTGGTGGCGAAAAGGCTAGACTTGCCCTTTCAAAGCTAATGCTCCAGCAGGCTAACTTCTTGATTCTAGATGAGCCGACAAACCATCTTGATTTAGATAGCAAAGAAATTCTTGAAAATGCGTTAATTGATTATCCAGGTACGATTCTCTTTGTTTCTCATGATCGTTATTTTATCAATCGGATTGCCACAAAGGTGTTTGAGCTTAGTCGTGAAGAAGTCACAGAATACCTCGGCGATTATGATTATTATTTAACAAAAAAAGAAGAGCAGCTCGAGCATGAACGATTAGACCAGCTAGCCAATTCAGCGAATTCAAATCAAGCTGTAGCACCTACACAATCAGAAGGTAAGCTATCGTATCAACAAGAAAAGGAACAGAAGAAGCTAGAACGTCAGAAGCAGCGTAGAATCGAAGAAATTGAAACAGAAATTACAGAAATAGAAGAAAAGCTCGAAAAGAACGAAGAACTTCTGTGTGATCCAGACGTCTATCAAGATCATGAAAAGGTCCAAGCAATCAATGAAGAAAATGATACATTCCACCAGAAGCTAGAGGATTTAATGTCAGAGTGGGAGCAGCTTCATTAA
- the tsaD gene encoding tRNA (adenosine(37)-N6)-threonylcarbamoyltransferase complex transferase subunit TsaD, translated as MTKTDEYILGIETSCDETAAAIIKNGREIVANVVASQIESHKRFGGVVPEIASRHHVEQLTIVFEEAMQKANLEFNDLSAITVTEGPGLVGALLTGINAAKALAFAHQIPLVGVHHIAGHIYANRLIQELEFPLLALVVSGGHTELVYMKEHGSFEVIGETLDDAAGEAYDKVARTLGLPYPGGPHIDRLAHEGTPSIDLPRAWLGEGSFDFSFSGLKSAVINTLHNAKQKDIELDPKDVAASFQASVIDVLVTKTAQAVDKYEVKQLLLAGGVAANKGLRAALEQKFSTVDNLELIIPPLSLCTDNAAMIAAAGSVLFQKGVRSDLALNANPGLELTSY; from the coding sequence ATGACAAAAACAGATGAATATATTTTAGGAATCGAAACAAGCTGTGATGAAACAGCAGCCGCAATTATTAAAAACGGTAGAGAAATTGTGGCAAATGTTGTTGCATCCCAAATTGAAAGTCATAAACGTTTTGGTGGCGTTGTCCCAGAGATTGCGTCAAGGCATCATGTAGAGCAGCTAACCATTGTTTTCGAAGAAGCGATGCAAAAGGCTAATCTAGAATTTAACGATCTTTCTGCCATTACAGTTACCGAAGGTCCAGGACTTGTAGGAGCTTTGTTAACAGGAATCAATGCAGCAAAAGCCTTAGCATTTGCTCACCAGATTCCGTTAGTTGGGGTCCACCATATCGCGGGTCATATTTATGCGAATCGACTTATACAGGAGCTTGAGTTTCCGTTACTAGCTCTTGTCGTATCAGGTGGTCACACGGAGCTTGTCTATATGAAGGAGCATGGAAGCTTTGAGGTAATCGGAGAAACATTAGATGATGCAGCAGGTGAAGCCTATGATAAAGTGGCAAGAACATTAGGCTTGCCATACCCTGGGGGACCTCATATCGATCGACTAGCACATGAAGGAACTCCAAGCATAGATCTTCCGAGAGCTTGGTTAGGAGAAGGTTCCTTTGATTTTAGCTTTAGTGGGTTAAAATCAGCCGTTATTAATACGCTTCATAATGCAAAGCAAAAAGATATTGAGCTAGACCCTAAGGATGTAGCAGCTAGCTTTCAAGCGAGTGTTATAGACGTATTAGTCACAAAAACGGCTCAAGCTGTGGATAAATATGAAGTGAAACAGCTGTTATTAGCAGGTGGTGTAGCAGCAAACAAAGGGTTACGAGCAGCACTTGAACAGAAGTTTTCCACAGTGGATAACCTTGAATTAATCATTCCTCCTTTGTCGTTATGCACAGATAATGCTGCAATGATTGCGGCAGCAGGAAGTGTCTTATTTCAAAAAGGTGTACGTAGTGACCTAGCTCTGAATGCAAACCCTGGTTTAGAATTAACATCTTACTAA